From Streptosporangium album, the proteins below share one genomic window:
- a CDS encoding epoxide hydrolase family protein, whose amino-acid sequence MTAKPFQISVSDDVLNDLRTRLARTLFTAASDTTSWAAGADPGYLRELVTYWADGFDWRAAETALNAYPHHIAEIAGRQVHFVHLRGRRAEGAPAPLPLILTHGWPSSFVEMLRVAERLADPAGHGGDPADAFDVVIPSLPGFLYSELPQGPFTRRGVAETWHTLMTRTLGYRRFGAFGGDIGGGVTQWLGALYPGEVAGVHVTSAVITTDFREQPPTAEEEAYLEALSAYDATDRGYSEIMCTRPDTIAAALADSPAGLVAWIIDKYRDWSDCGGDLETRWDKDTLLTVATLYWATGTIGSSFRQYYDYPQNRPVPNITVPSAVTLSNEPAYANIPRSLTERICTDLRHWSTPERGGHFMAHEEPEQVANELRAFFRPLRSGS is encoded by the coding sequence ATGACAGCCAAGCCTTTTCAGATCTCCGTATCCGATGATGTCCTGAACGACCTGCGTACGCGCCTCGCCCGCACCCTCTTCACGGCGGCGTCCGACACCACCTCCTGGGCCGCCGGGGCCGATCCCGGCTACCTGCGCGAGCTCGTCACCTACTGGGCGGACGGATTCGACTGGCGCGCGGCCGAGACGGCGCTCAACGCCTACCCGCATCACATCGCCGAGATCGCCGGACGGCAGGTGCACTTCGTGCACCTACGCGGCAGACGCGCCGAAGGCGCGCCCGCGCCGTTGCCGCTGATCCTGACCCACGGCTGGCCGAGCAGCTTCGTGGAGATGCTGCGAGTCGCCGAGCGGCTGGCCGACCCGGCCGGCCACGGCGGTGACCCCGCCGACGCGTTCGACGTGGTCATTCCCTCGCTGCCCGGTTTCCTGTACTCCGAGCTGCCGCAGGGGCCGTTCACCCGCAGGGGCGTCGCCGAGACCTGGCACACGCTCATGACCCGGACCCTCGGCTACCGGCGCTTCGGGGCCTTCGGCGGTGACATCGGGGGCGGGGTGACGCAGTGGCTCGGCGCCCTCTACCCGGGCGAGGTCGCCGGCGTCCACGTCACCTCCGCGGTGATCACGACCGACTTCCGGGAGCAGCCGCCGACCGCCGAGGAGGAGGCGTACCTCGAAGCCCTCAGCGCGTACGACGCCACGGACCGGGGCTACAGCGAGATCATGTGCACCCGGCCGGACACGATCGCCGCCGCCCTGGCGGACTCCCCGGCGGGACTCGTCGCATGGATCATCGACAAGTATCGCGACTGGAGCGACTGCGGCGGCGACCTGGAGACCCGCTGGGACAAGGACACCCTGCTGACGGTCGCGACCCTCTACTGGGCCACCGGCACCATCGGCTCATCCTTCCGGCAGTACTACGACTACCCCCAGAACAGACCGGTCCCGAACATCACGGTGCCCAGCGCGGTGACGCTGAGCAACGAACCGGCCTACGCGAACATCCCCAGGAGCCTCACCGAACGCATCTGCACCGACCTGCGCCACTGGAGCACCCCGGAACGCGGAGGACACTTCATGGCTCATGAGGAACCCGAACAGGTCGCCAACGAGCTGCGCGCCTTCTTCCGGCCCCTCAGGTCCGGAAGCTGA
- a CDS encoding glycosyltransferase family 4 protein has translation MRIRYMLLHAYGMGGTIRTVVNQANAMVSAGYDVEITSVVRRRDTPQFPIDPRVEIVPLVDQRDGARPDSVGRRVWRKVRGQIVPQGEFAASYFTERVEKAVIDYVSGVRDGVLVTTRPALNLISARRTPVSVVRIAQEHMNLTTHPDTVRREIARHYGRLDAVAVLTGTDRRDYQALLPGTPVVRIPNAIHTLDQTPSRQENRLVIAAGRLVSQKGFDLLIPAFEQVVRRYPDWRLRIYGTGPKKAHLRALVKERRMGDNITLMGRTDRLDEELAQASVYVLSSRFEGLPMVMIEAMSHALPVVAFDCPTGPRDVITDEVDGLLVPPQDVDALAGSLMRLIADRELRLRLGTAAVRTARDYAPATVTPLWENLFSELTKADRPLPEL, from the coding sequence GTGAGGATCCGCTACATGCTCCTGCACGCCTACGGCATGGGCGGGACGATCCGCACGGTGGTCAACCAGGCCAACGCGATGGTCTCCGCGGGATACGACGTCGAGATCACCAGCGTGGTACGGCGCCGCGACACACCCCAGTTCCCCATCGACCCGCGTGTCGAGATCGTCCCGCTCGTCGACCAGCGCGACGGCGCCCGGCCCGACTCGGTGGGACGCCGGGTCTGGCGGAAGGTCCGCGGGCAGATCGTGCCGCAGGGCGAGTTCGCGGCGTCCTACTTCACCGAGCGCGTGGAGAAGGCCGTCATCGACTACGTCTCCGGGGTGCGGGACGGCGTCCTGGTCACCACCCGTCCCGCGCTGAACCTCATCTCCGCCCGCCGTACTCCGGTGAGCGTGGTGCGGATCGCGCAGGAGCACATGAACCTGACCACCCACCCCGACACCGTCCGCCGGGAGATCGCCCGCCACTACGGCCGGCTGGACGCGGTCGCGGTGCTCACCGGGACCGACCGCCGGGACTATCAGGCCCTGCTGCCCGGCACCCCGGTCGTGCGGATCCCCAACGCGATCCACACCCTCGACCAGACCCCCTCGCGCCAGGAGAACAGGCTGGTGATCGCCGCCGGGCGGCTGGTCTCGCAGAAGGGGTTCGACCTGCTCATCCCCGCGTTCGAGCAGGTCGTGCGCCGCTATCCGGACTGGCGGCTGCGGATCTACGGCACCGGCCCGAAGAAGGCGCACCTGCGGGCGCTCGTCAAGGAACGCAGGATGGGTGACAACATCACGCTGATGGGACGGACCGACCGGCTGGACGAGGAACTGGCCCAGGCGTCGGTGTACGTGCTCAGCTCCCGGTTCGAGGGACTGCCGATGGTCATGATCGAGGCGATGTCCCACGCCCTGCCGGTCGTCGCCTTCGACTGCCCGACCGGCCCGCGCGACGTCATCACCGACGAGGTCGACGGCCTGCTCGTCCCGCCCCAGGACGTCGACGCGCTGGCCGGGTCGCTGATGCGGCTCATCGCCGACCGTGAACTGCGCCTGCGCCTGGGCACCGCCGCGGTGCGCACCGCGCGGGACTACGCCCCCGCCACCGTCACGCCGCTGTGGGAGAACCTGTTCAGCGAGCTGACCAAGGCCGACCGCCCCCTCCCGGAGCTCTGA
- a CDS encoding sulfotransferase family protein has protein sequence MNWKYRVNEALSEFAGFQVKRVGKAGHTSAAPSVAPDDLVRPPADPGADRLLVAPVFVLSPVRSGSTLLRAVLNAHSMLHAPHELHVRRLAVGFGTPLAEKAMDALGHNQADLEHLLWDRVLHRELVRSGKKHVVDKTPANAFAFQRIAACWPDARFVFLLRHPASIAKSWHEADPDRRNAEEAALDALRYMKATQRARRALGGLTLRYEDLTESPEDQTRRICDFLNIPWEPGMLSYGEQAVLRKGLGDWKDKIQSGTVQRGRALPAPEEIPEVLRPICRTWGYLPEPADRRP, from the coding sequence ATGAACTGGAAGTACAGGGTCAACGAAGCTCTCAGCGAGTTCGCCGGATTTCAGGTCAAGCGGGTAGGAAAAGCGGGACACACATCGGCCGCGCCCTCCGTCGCGCCCGACGATCTGGTCCGGCCTCCCGCCGATCCGGGCGCTGATCGGCTGTTGGTCGCTCCGGTCTTCGTCCTGTCCCCTGTCAGGTCGGGCTCCACCCTGCTGCGGGCGGTGCTCAACGCCCATTCGATGTTGCACGCCCCCCATGAGCTGCACGTACGGCGGCTGGCCGTGGGATTCGGCACCCCGCTCGCGGAGAAGGCGATGGACGCCCTCGGACACAACCAGGCCGACCTGGAGCATCTGCTGTGGGATCGGGTGCTGCATCGGGAGCTGGTGCGCAGCGGCAAGAAGCACGTCGTGGACAAGACCCCGGCCAACGCCTTCGCCTTCCAGCGGATCGCCGCCTGCTGGCCCGACGCCCGGTTCGTCTTCCTCCTGCGCCACCCGGCCTCCATCGCGAAGTCGTGGCACGAGGCCGACCCGGACAGAAGGAACGCCGAGGAGGCCGCGCTGGACGCCCTGCGCTACATGAAGGCGACCCAGAGGGCACGACGCGCGCTGGGCGGCCTGACCCTGCGCTACGAGGACCTGACCGAGTCTCCCGAGGACCAGACGCGCCGCATCTGCGACTTCCTGAACATCCCCTGGGAGCCGGGGATGCTCTCCTACGGTGAGCAGGCCGTCCTGCGGAAAGGGCTCGGCGACTGGAAGGACAAGATCCAGTCGGGCACCGTGCAGCGGGGGCGCGCCCTCCCCGCCCCGGAGGAGATACCGGAGGTGCTGCGGCCGATCTGCCGGACCTGGGGCTACCTGCCCGAGCCTGCGGACCGGCGCCCGTGA
- a CDS encoding MBL fold metallo-hydrolase has product MEGRWVEVADRVLVRRYAELDLSVGLVLGDGGCLVVDTRGDERQGAELAAEVRRITRDPWTVAITHSHFDHSFGTRPFLECPVWAHEGCRSDLVEDGAGTRDAWARRYREEGRADIADDIASTEIVLPDHLVADRAEPAVGGRRVVMTYFGRGHSGNDLVIHVPDAGVVFAGDLVENGAPPAYGDAYPLEWPAAVDGVLGLAGEGAVVVPGHGDPMDRGSVVAQRDEIATVAGLCEEVAAGRMSVREAVRLSPYPEDTTRTALRRSAAP; this is encoded by the coding sequence ATGGAAGGTCGATGGGTGGAAGTGGCCGATCGGGTGCTGGTCCGGCGATACGCCGAGCTTGACCTGTCGGTGGGGCTGGTCCTCGGCGACGGTGGCTGCCTGGTGGTCGACACGCGCGGGGACGAACGGCAGGGGGCGGAGCTCGCCGCGGAGGTGCGGCGGATCACCCGGGATCCGTGGACGGTGGCGATCACCCACTCGCACTTCGATCACAGCTTCGGCACGCGACCGTTCCTGGAGTGCCCCGTCTGGGCTCATGAGGGCTGCCGGTCCGACCTGGTCGAGGACGGGGCCGGGACGCGCGACGCCTGGGCGCGGCGCTACCGGGAGGAGGGGCGCGCGGACATCGCCGACGACATCGCCAGTACGGAGATCGTGCTGCCGGACCACCTCGTGGCCGACCGGGCGGAGCCGGCCGTCGGCGGGCGGCGCGTCGTCATGACCTACTTCGGCCGCGGTCACTCCGGCAACGACCTGGTGATCCATGTGCCGGACGCGGGCGTGGTGTTCGCCGGGGACCTGGTGGAGAACGGTGCGCCACCGGCCTACGGCGACGCCTACCCGCTCGAATGGCCGGCCGCCGTCGACGGGGTGCTGGGGCTCGCCGGTGAGGGCGCCGTCGTCGTCCCCGGGCACGGGGACCCGATGGACCGCGGGTCCGTCGTCGCCCAGCGCGACGAGATCGCCACCGTCGCCGGGCTCTGCGAGGAGGTGGCCGCGGGCCGGATGAGCGTCCGGGAGGCCGTACGGCTGTCGCCCTACCCCGAGGACACCACCAGGACGGCGTTGCGCAGGTCGGCGGCACCGTGA
- a CDS encoding response regulator: MHVDRPLEIVIAEDGVLLREGLAGLLNRFGHRVVAAVGDAGGLVEAVGAHAPDIVVTDVRMPPGFTDEGLRAAVALRSADPRLPVLVLSQYVEQTYASELLDSGDGTGVGYLLKDRVGDVEEFVDALLNVAGGGTVVDPEVVRQLLRRRRDPLERLSPREREVLALMAEGRSNAAVARSLVVSEAAVGKHIGSIFTKLDLPPAEDDHRRVLAVVTYLRG, from the coding sequence TTGCACGTCGATCGACCCCTCGAAATAGTCATCGCCGAGGACGGCGTGCTGCTCCGCGAGGGGCTGGCCGGGCTGCTCAACCGGTTCGGGCACCGGGTGGTGGCGGCTGTGGGCGACGCCGGAGGGCTCGTCGAGGCGGTGGGCGCGCATGCCCCGGACATCGTGGTCACCGACGTGCGGATGCCGCCCGGCTTCACCGACGAGGGGCTGCGGGCCGCGGTGGCGCTCCGCTCGGCGGACCCGCGCCTGCCGGTCCTCGTGCTGAGCCAGTACGTCGAGCAGACCTACGCGAGCGAACTCCTGGACTCCGGTGACGGCACCGGAGTGGGCTACCTGCTCAAGGACCGGGTGGGCGACGTGGAGGAGTTCGTCGACGCGCTGCTCAACGTCGCCGGCGGCGGGACGGTCGTGGACCCCGAGGTGGTCAGGCAGTTACTGCGCCGCCGCCGTGACCCGCTGGAACGGCTCTCCCCCCGCGAACGGGAGGTCCTCGCGCTGATGGCCGAGGGCCGGTCCAACGCGGCCGTCGCCAGAAGCCTGGTGGTGTCCGAAGCCGCCGTGGGCAAGCACATCGGCAGCATCTTCACCAAGCTCGACCTGCCCCCGGCCGAGGACGATCACCGCCGCGTCCTCGCGGTCGTGACGTACCTGCGGGGGTAG
- a CDS encoding sensor histidine kinase: protein MQSSAAWRALTRRDLLLTSWPWRSLAYLVTGVLLGEVVLVVFLLALFTSTILAVLLVGIPLLLALGFSGIPVAALERRRLRIIDPEPAATPHRMPDLPGLREWISLRLQEQATWRELAYVVLLVTVLWPIELLAVVFGLGMPSSMILTPVLRAQAGEFRVLKFWLVNTELEAFVALAVGLIWLALALYPLTLLATAHGMLARLLLAPRETEMGQRLDELTRSRTRLVEAFEVERRRIERDLHDGAQQRLVALAMTLGLAKLTEGSEMAELVDKAHGQAKLALAEIRDLIRGIHPQILTDRGLSAAVADLADRSPVPVEVSVELPVRLPEVVESVAYFVVSEALTNVAKHSDARRAWVTGRLDGARLVVEIRDDGAGGADVSEGTGLAGLADRVSVVNGRLMLSSPHGGPTLLRMEIPCTSIDPSK from the coding sequence ATGCAGTCATCGGCGGCCTGGCGGGCCCTCACCCGGCGGGACCTGCTGCTGACCTCCTGGCCGTGGCGCTCGCTGGCCTATCTGGTCACCGGCGTGCTCCTCGGTGAGGTCGTCCTGGTGGTGTTCCTCCTGGCCCTGTTCACGAGCACCATCCTCGCGGTGCTGCTGGTGGGCATCCCGCTGCTGCTGGCGCTGGGGTTCAGCGGGATACCGGTGGCCGCGCTGGAACGCCGGCGGCTGCGGATCATCGACCCGGAGCCGGCCGCCACCCCGCACCGCATGCCCGACCTGCCGGGGCTGCGCGAGTGGATCAGCCTCCGCCTGCAGGAGCAGGCCACCTGGCGGGAGCTGGCCTATGTGGTCCTGCTGGTCACCGTGCTCTGGCCGATCGAGTTGCTGGCGGTGGTCTTCGGCCTCGGCATGCCGTCGTCGATGATCCTGACACCGGTCCTGCGGGCCCAGGCGGGTGAGTTCAGAGTGCTGAAGTTCTGGCTGGTCAACACGGAGTTGGAGGCCTTCGTGGCGCTCGCGGTCGGGCTGATCTGGCTTGCCCTGGCCCTCTACCCGCTGACGCTGCTCGCCACGGCCCACGGCATGCTGGCCCGGCTGCTCCTCGCCCCCCGGGAGACCGAGATGGGGCAGCGGCTCGACGAGCTCACCCGGTCCAGGACCCGGCTGGTGGAGGCCTTCGAGGTCGAACGGCGTCGGATCGAGCGGGACCTGCACGACGGCGCCCAGCAGCGGCTGGTCGCGCTGGCCATGACACTCGGCCTGGCCAAGCTGACGGAAGGGTCGGAGATGGCCGAACTCGTCGACAAGGCGCACGGACAGGCGAAGCTCGCGCTGGCCGAGATCCGCGACCTCATCAGGGGGATCCACCCGCAGATCCTCACCGACCGGGGACTGTCGGCGGCCGTCGCCGACCTCGCCGACCGCTCGCCTGTGCCCGTGGAGGTCTCCGTCGAACTTCCCGTACGGCTGCCCGAGGTGGTGGAGTCCGTCGCCTACTTCGTCGTCTCCGAGGCACTGACGAACGTGGCCAAGCACAGCGACGCCCGCCGGGCCTGGGTCACCGGGCGCCTGGACGGTGCCCGGCTGGTCGTGGAGATCCGCGACGACGGCGCGGGCGGCGCGGACGTGTCGGAGGGCACCGGCCTGGCGGGGCTGGCCGACCGGGTCTCGGTGGTGAACGGCAGACTGATGCTTTCCAGCCCGCATGGCGGGCCGACCCTGCTACGCATGGAGATCCCTTGCACGTCGATCGACCCCTCGAAATAG
- a CDS encoding class I SAM-dependent methyltransferase: MNETVVAPDLRAFMSVALRKQGVVGAVAPSSPALARALTAVVPTRGTPVVVELGPGTGSISEVIRERLPPGSRHLAVEIEPVLAAHLRRTKPWMETIQGDAADLGALLAGAGVERADAVVSTLPWSLFPGGQQERILGEIGRILDPAGAFTTVTYLHAVPLAGARALRRRLRATFDEVLTTGPVWRNLPPGMTYVCRRPVARV, encoded by the coding sequence ATGAACGAGACAGTGGTGGCCCCGGACCTGCGGGCATTCATGTCGGTGGCGCTGCGCAAGCAGGGCGTGGTGGGTGCGGTCGCGCCGAGCTCCCCCGCCCTGGCGAGGGCCCTCACGGCGGTGGTGCCGACGCGCGGCACGCCGGTGGTGGTCGAGCTCGGCCCGGGGACCGGCTCGATCAGCGAGGTCATCCGGGAGCGGCTGCCCCCGGGTTCCCGGCACCTCGCCGTCGAGATCGAGCCGGTCCTGGCCGCTCACCTGCGCCGGACCAAACCCTGGATGGAGACCATCCAGGGCGACGCCGCCGACCTCGGCGCGCTCCTGGCCGGTGCCGGGGTGGAGCGGGCGGACGCGGTGGTCAGCACATTGCCGTGGTCGCTGTTCCCCGGAGGGCAGCAGGAACGGATCCTCGGCGAGATCGGCCGGATCCTCGACCCCGCCGGTGCCTTCACCACCGTGACCTATCTGCACGCCGTACCGCTCGCCGGAGCCAGGGCCCTGCGGCGGCGGCTGCGGGCGACCTTCGACGAGGTGCTGACCACCGGGCCGGTCTGGCGGAACCTGCCACCGGGGATGACGTATGTGTGCCGGAGGCCAGTAGCCCGTGTCTGA
- a CDS encoding serine/threonine-protein kinase gives MVIGDRYVLDDLPLAQGGMGAVYGGHDKHLDRKVAVKFLRLLSGPDEELNRRFLREARILAKLEHPGAPVLYDFGTFDQRLFQVMQFIEGVTVADLVSEHGPLPVPWAAAIAAQACAVLSAAHALSIYHRDLKPTNLMLCPDGSVKVLDFGLAMLREADSTRFTRVGQILGTPAYMAPEQIQRGLSGPRSDLYALGCVIHEMLTGRQLFTGPTEYAVFERQVKERPPAVPDVPPELNRLIEDLLEKDPDRRPTGADTLYERLQPFAVDLPMLPGFLNPPSTPSPGRMYARMVGRVLD, from the coding sequence ATGGTCATCGGTGACCGATACGTGCTCGACGACCTCCCCCTCGCCCAGGGCGGCATGGGCGCTGTCTACGGCGGCCACGACAAGCACCTCGACCGCAAGGTGGCCGTCAAGTTCCTGCGCCTGCTCAGCGGGCCGGACGAGGAGCTGAACCGGCGTTTCCTGCGCGAGGCCCGCATCCTGGCGAAGCTGGAGCACCCCGGAGCGCCGGTCCTCTACGACTTCGGCACCTTCGACCAGCGGCTCTTCCAGGTGATGCAGTTCATCGAAGGCGTCACCGTGGCCGACCTGGTCAGCGAGCACGGCCCGCTCCCGGTCCCCTGGGCGGCCGCGATCGCCGCTCAGGCGTGTGCCGTGCTGTCGGCCGCCCACGCGCTCTCCATCTACCACCGCGACCTCAAACCGACCAATCTGATGCTCTGCCCCGACGGCAGCGTCAAGGTCCTGGACTTCGGCCTGGCCATGCTCCGCGAGGCGGACTCGACCCGGTTCACCCGGGTCGGGCAGATCCTCGGCACCCCGGCCTACATGGCTCCCGAGCAGATCCAGCGCGGCCTCTCCGGCCCCCGCAGCGACCTCTACGCCCTCGGCTGTGTGATCCACGAGATGCTGACGGGCAGGCAGCTCTTCACCGGACCCACCGAGTACGCCGTCTTCGAACGCCAGGTGAAGGAGCGACCGCCCGCCGTCCCCGATGTCCCGCCGGAGCTGAACCGCCTGATCGAGGATCTCCTGGAGAAGGACCCCGACCGGCGTCCCACCGGCGCCGACACCCTCTACGAGCGCCTGCAGCCCTTCGCCGTGGACCTCCCGATGCTCCCGGGCTTCCTCAACCCGCCGTCGACGCCCAGCCCCGGCCGGATGTACGCCCGGATGGTCGGCCGCGTCCTCGACTGA
- a CDS encoding N-6 DNA methylase: MEESQDITVNAGDIARLASVGRAAVSNWRRRHDDFPQPVGGTASSPLFSLPEIAAWLRRNGKSFEVSLGDLVWQRLRTSVDDLRLGDLVGRVGAFLLFLHREPEVWRKHGTQSLTGLTAATTDLPGSPDLRLDDLALVRLVAELAAERGPLDTFEFLCERYVEAHSRQLSVTRDDVAALMSRLAGQGTGMVLDPACGVGTLLLHAGASLGQESNETNALLAAVRLLLRGAKARIVAGDSLREDGLTGELADAVVCDPPFNERAWGYEELTGDPRWEYGLPPRGESELAWVQHCLAHVRPGGLVVILMPAAAAGRRPGKRIRGNLLRSGALRAVVTLGLGGPDLWILRRPDGGRPASQLLMVDASEDLSAVEPAWHAYARNPEVELSGDSRTVRIIDLLDDEVDLTPARHRPQLGGPDFLRDFADALDRFRDTSAMLPEAPPALELLNERQDLPTTTVGELAKAGLITILQAPPKMSADEGPLPVLTADDTALGTPPSGRTTLDPALVMIRPGDVVTTALGTVRVITRSGAALGPQLTLYRVDPHRLDADFLAGFLRSADAARVHPSSSRLDVRRARVPMLPLADQRRYGVAFRELFALEDRVRETTALGETLIRLGFDGLVDGHLRPCDQGV, encoded by the coding sequence ATGGAGGAGAGCCAGGACATCACGGTGAACGCGGGCGACATCGCCCGGCTCGCCTCCGTCGGCCGGGCCGCGGTGAGCAACTGGCGCCGCCGCCACGATGACTTTCCCCAGCCCGTGGGGGGCACGGCCTCCAGCCCGCTGTTCTCCCTGCCCGAGATCGCCGCGTGGTTGCGCCGCAACGGCAAGTCGTTCGAGGTCTCCCTCGGCGACCTGGTCTGGCAGCGGCTGCGGACCTCGGTCGACGACCTGCGCCTGGGCGACCTGGTGGGCAGGGTCGGCGCGTTCCTGTTGTTCCTGCACAGGGAGCCGGAGGTGTGGCGGAAACACGGCACACAGTCTCTCACCGGCCTGACCGCCGCGACGACGGATCTTCCCGGCTCCCCCGACCTGCGGCTGGACGACCTCGCGCTCGTCAGGCTGGTGGCCGAACTGGCCGCCGAACGGGGCCCGCTGGACACCTTCGAGTTCCTCTGCGAGCGCTACGTCGAGGCCCACTCCCGCCAGCTCTCGGTGACCCGGGACGACGTCGCCGCCCTCATGTCCCGGCTGGCCGGTCAGGGCACCGGGATGGTCCTCGACCCCGCCTGCGGCGTCGGAACCCTCCTCCTGCACGCCGGCGCCTCGCTCGGCCAGGAGAGCAACGAGACGAACGCGCTGCTCGCGGCGGTCCGGCTGCTGCTGCGCGGGGCCAAGGCGCGGATCGTGGCCGGCGACTCGCTGCGTGAGGACGGCCTGACCGGCGAGCTCGCCGACGCCGTCGTCTGCGACCCGCCGTTCAACGAGCGGGCCTGGGGCTACGAGGAGCTGACCGGCGACCCCCGATGGGAGTACGGCCTGCCGCCACGCGGAGAGTCCGAGCTGGCCTGGGTCCAGCACTGCCTGGCCCACGTGAGACCGGGCGGCCTGGTGGTGATCCTGATGCCGGCGGCGGCCGCCGGCCGCCGGCCGGGCAAGCGCATCCGGGGCAACCTGCTGCGCAGCGGGGCGCTCCGGGCCGTGGTCACGCTGGGCCTGGGCGGTCCCGACCTGTGGATCCTGCGCCGCCCCGACGGAGGGCGCCCCGCGTCCCAGCTCCTGATGGTGGACGCGAGCGAGGACCTGTCGGCCGTGGAACCCGCCTGGCACGCCTACGCCCGAAATCCGGAGGTCGAGCTGTCGGGCGACAGCCGGACCGTGCGGATCATCGACCTGCTCGACGACGAGGTGGACCTCACCCCCGCCCGGCACCGCCCGCAGCTGGGCGGCCCGGACTTCCTGCGCGACTTCGCCGACGCGCTGGACCGTTTCCGTGACACCTCGGCCATGCTGCCGGAAGCCCCTCCGGCGCTTGAGCTGCTCAACGAGCGGCAGGACCTGCCGACCACCACCGTCGGTGAGCTGGCCAAGGCGGGCCTGATCACCATCCTGCAGGCCCCGCCCAAGATGTCGGCCGACGAGGGACCGCTCCCGGTCCTGACCGCCGACGACACCGCCCTGGGCACGCCCCCCTCCGGAAGGACCACCCTCGACCCCGCACTGGTCATGATCAGGCCCGGCGACGTCGTGACCACCGCCCTGGGCACGGTCCGGGTGATCACGCGGAGCGGCGCGGCGCTCGGCCCGCAGCTCACCCTCTACCGCGTCGACCCGCACCGGCTCGACGCCGACTTCCTGGCCGGCTTCCTCCGCTCCGCCGACGCGGCCCGCGTCCACCCCAGTTCCAGCCGCCTGGACGTGCGGCGGGCCCGGGTGCCGATGCTCCCCCTCGCCGACCAGCGACGGTACGGCGTGGCCTTCCGTGAGCTGTTCGCACTGGAGGACCGGGTGCGAGAGACGACGGCACTGGGGGAAACGCTGATCCGGCTAGGCTTTGACGGACTGGTTGACGGCCACCTCCGGCCGTGCGACCAAGGGGTGTGA